The following are encoded together in the Acidimicrobiia bacterium genome:
- a CDS encoding DUF2461 domain-containing protein, which produces MSGFNGWPPEALEFYVGLEADNSKSYWHAHRDTYERAVREPFLRLGDEVAKEFGPLHVFRPYRDVRFSRDKSPYKTAAAAVTEGPGGCGFYVQLSAEGLLVASGYYVLAADQLERWRAAVADPKRGPRIASEVDRLRASGYDIAAHESLKSAPRGYPKDHPRIELLRNKGLTVGRSFTPARWLHTRAAYDRIVRVWRDAAPVNRWLDRHVGPSTIAPREPT; this is translated from the coding sequence GTGAGCGGGTTCAACGGCTGGCCGCCCGAGGCGCTCGAGTTCTACGTGGGGCTCGAGGCCGACAACTCGAAGTCGTACTGGCACGCGCATCGCGACACGTACGAGCGCGCCGTGAGGGAGCCGTTCCTGCGTCTCGGCGACGAGGTGGCGAAGGAGTTCGGTCCGCTCCACGTCTTCCGCCCGTACCGCGACGTCCGCTTCTCGCGCGACAAGAGCCCGTACAAGACCGCGGCCGCAGCAGTCACGGAAGGTCCCGGCGGTTGCGGGTTCTACGTGCAGCTGTCCGCCGAGGGGCTGCTCGTCGCGTCGGGCTACTACGTCCTCGCGGCCGACCAGCTCGAACGATGGCGCGCGGCCGTCGCCGACCCGAAGCGCGGTCCGCGCATCGCGAGCGAGGTCGACCGGCTGCGGGCGTCCGGCTACGACATCGCCGCGCACGAGTCGCTCAAGTCCGCGCCGCGCGGGTATCCCAAGGACCATCCGCGCATCGAGCTGCTGCGCAACAAGGGCCTCACGGTCGGCCGGTCCTTCACGCCGGCGCGCTGGCTCCACACGCGCGCCGCGTACGACCGCATCGTCCGCGTCTGGCGCGACGCCGCACCCGTCAACCGATGGCTCGACCGTCACGTCGGCCCCAGCACGATCGCCCCGCGGGAACCGACGTAG
- a CDS encoding VOC family protein gives MLTKGFNHVATLTRDTDRLVAFYEDVFDAQVDGQMQESPGVRLTFVRVGPEAELNVFEIEGNTEADRQTPMFGRGRIDHLALQAASLEAFETIRDRLMERGAADSFVTDFGPILSVFFRDPDGLEGEVCVANPDARPGVSNPPGTPAARYVS, from the coding sequence ATGCTGACGAAGGGCTTCAACCACGTCGCGACCCTGACGCGTGACACTGACCGGCTCGTCGCGTTCTACGAGGACGTGTTCGACGCCCAGGTCGACGGCCAGATGCAGGAGTCGCCCGGGGTCCGGCTCACGTTCGTGCGCGTCGGGCCCGAGGCCGAGCTCAACGTGTTCGAGATCGAGGGCAACACCGAAGCGGACCGTCAGACACCGATGTTCGGACGCGGTCGCATCGACCATCTCGCGTTGCAGGCCGCGTCGCTCGAGGCGTTCGAGACGATCCGCGACCGCCTCATGGAGCGCGGCGCCGCGGACAGCTTCGTCACCGACTTCGGCCCGATCCTCAGCGTCTTCTTCCGCGACCCGGACGGGCTGGAAGGCGAGGTCTGCGTCGCCAACCCGGACGCGCGGCCGGGCGTCTCGAACCCGCCCGGCACACCGGCGGCGCGTTACGTGTCCTGA
- a CDS encoding SRPBCC family protein: protein MASIRKEITLDARPDDVWDALRDFGALHERLVPGFVVDARVDGDTRVITFFNGAVARERLVGIDDSARRLAYAVVESGLGFTHHSAAAQVLSDGDGSRFVWISDLLPDERAPQVDALMERGIAAVRDALDGART, encoded by the coding sequence ATGGCCTCGATCCGCAAGGAGATCACGCTCGACGCCCGTCCCGACGACGTGTGGGACGCGTTGCGTGACTTCGGCGCGCTGCACGAACGCCTCGTCCCGGGATTCGTGGTCGACGCCCGTGTCGACGGCGACACCCGCGTCATCACGTTCTTCAACGGTGCGGTCGCGCGCGAGCGACTCGTCGGGATCGACGACAGCGCGCGCCGCCTGGCGTACGCGGTCGTCGAGAGTGGCCTCGGCTTCACGCACCACAGCGCGGCTGCGCAGGTGCTGTCCGACGGCGACGGCAGCCGCTTCGTGTGGATCTCCGACCTGCTCCCCGACGAGCGCGCGCCTCAGGTCGACGCGCTGATGGAACGTGGCATCGCCGCGGTGCGCGACGCGTTGGACGGTGCACGAACGTGA
- a CDS encoding DUF190 domain-containing protein, translating to MRLEGPQKRLTVFIGESDHVGRTPLATEIVQRAHRAGLAGASVFRGIEGYGASNHIHTTRILSLSEDLPIAVVIVDTRERIDSFLPQLDEIVTEGLVILDDVEVVKYVGRDGEDTRG from the coding sequence ATGAGGCTCGAAGGGCCGCAGAAGCGCCTGACGGTGTTCATCGGTGAGAGCGACCACGTCGGCCGGACGCCGCTCGCCACCGAGATCGTGCAGCGCGCGCACCGCGCGGGTCTGGCCGGCGCGTCCGTGTTCCGCGGCATCGAGGGCTACGGCGCGTCGAACCACATCCACACGACGCGCATCCTCTCGCTGTCGGAGGATCTCCCGATCGCCGTCGTCATCGTCGACACGCGCGAGCGGATCGACTCGTTCCTTCCCCAACTCGACGAGATCGTCACCGAGGGCCTCGTCATCCTGGACGACGTCGAGGTCGTGAAGTACGTCGGACGCGACGGCGAGGACACGCGCGGATGA
- a CDS encoding acyl-CoA thioesterase domain-containing protein — MPYPPEDHLLRDLQITSWREPDDRACAQLDVVDAVRDATGAVSLGALVTLADVACARVTLAAVAPDWTATIDLTVTSAARLSDGVVRADAHVTRVGSNIVGVDVDLGAAGAATASFARMPREASLVAANALPEVGARSRLERTGPPLTVPVAQRMGLRLERGTAELERSDYVGNSFGTINGGVLGFVVAGAAESATARTATDVTLRYLDQTKVGPARATTTILRERADHAVVDVTVRDAGASGLLLARAVVTVT, encoded by the coding sequence GTGCCCTACCCGCCGGAGGACCACCTGCTGCGCGATCTGCAGATCACGAGCTGGCGCGAACCAGACGATCGCGCGTGCGCGCAGCTCGACGTCGTCGACGCGGTGCGTGACGCGACGGGCGCGGTGTCGCTGGGCGCGCTCGTCACGCTGGCGGACGTCGCGTGCGCGCGGGTGACGCTCGCGGCGGTCGCGCCCGACTGGACCGCGACGATCGATCTCACGGTGACGAGCGCGGCACGCCTGTCCGACGGCGTCGTGCGCGCGGACGCGCACGTGACGCGGGTCGGGTCGAACATCGTCGGGGTCGACGTCGATCTGGGCGCCGCGGGTGCCGCGACCGCGTCTTTCGCGCGAATGCCGCGCGAGGCGTCGCTCGTCGCCGCGAACGCCCTCCCCGAGGTCGGCGCGAGGTCGCGGCTCGAACGGACGGGACCGCCGCTCACGGTCCCGGTGGCGCAGCGGATGGGTCTGCGGCTCGAACGCGGAACTGCGGAGCTCGAACGGAGCGACTACGTCGGGAACAGCTTCGGGACCATCAACGGCGGCGTGCTCGGGTTCGTCGTCGCCGGTGCCGCCGAGTCCGCGACCGCGCGCACGGCGACCGACGTGACGCTGCGGTACCTGGATCAGACGAAGGTCGGTCCGGCCCGTGCGACGACGACGATCCTTCGCGAGCGCGCCGACCACGCCGTCGTCGACGTGACCGTGCGTGACGCGGGCGCGAGCGGGCTGCTGCTCGCCCGCGCCGTCGTCACCGTCACGTGA
- a CDS encoding enoyl-CoA hydratase-related protein: MTVETSREGRTLVVRMAREHKRNAMDASITAGIDAAMNELEDDDELWCGILTGGTRVFSAGADLAVGPGEPTERGGLVGLIERRRTKPLIAAVEGVALGGGVELVLCCDLVVAARDAAFGLPEVARGLMPDFGGAFRITRALPVNVAREMLLTGDRLGAERAERLGFVNVLTEPGGALDGALRLAARICENAPRAVREALALANAEVAGDESESWARSHAAHARLLATDDVREGIAAFFERREPRWTGR, encoded by the coding sequence ATGACCGTCGAGACGAGCAGGGAGGGGCGGACGCTCGTCGTCCGCATGGCGCGCGAGCACAAGCGCAACGCGATGGACGCGAGCATCACCGCGGGGATCGACGCGGCGATGAACGAGCTCGAGGACGACGACGAGCTGTGGTGCGGGATCCTCACCGGTGGGACACGCGTCTTCTCGGCGGGTGCCGACCTCGCCGTCGGCCCCGGGGAGCCGACCGAGCGGGGCGGGCTCGTCGGGCTCATCGAGCGACGGCGTACGAAGCCGCTCATCGCGGCGGTCGAAGGCGTCGCGCTCGGCGGCGGCGTCGAGCTGGTCCTGTGCTGCGACCTCGTCGTCGCAGCGCGCGACGCCGCGTTCGGGCTGCCCGAGGTCGCACGCGGGCTGATGCCCGACTTCGGCGGCGCGTTCCGCATCACGCGCGCGCTCCCGGTCAACGTGGCGCGGGAGATGCTGCTCACGGGGGACCGGCTGGGTGCGGAGCGAGCGGAGCGGCTGGGCTTCGTGAACGTGCTGACCGAGCCGGGTGGTGCGCTCGACGGCGCGCTCCGGCTCGCGGCGCGCATCTGCGAGAACGCGCCGCGCGCGGTGCGCGAGGCGCTGGCGCTCGCCAACGCCGAGGTCGCGGGCGACGAGTCGGAGAGCTGGGCGAGGAGCCACGCCGCGCACGCTCGACTGCTCGCGACGGATGACGTGCGCGAAGGGATCGCCGCGTTCTTCGAGCGTCGCGAGCCGCGATGGACCGGCCGGTGA
- the crcB gene encoding fluoride efflux transporter CrcB, with translation MSNDDRTEISAADRPTSRRHRERRARADVLAAVALGGALGAPARYGVAQVIHVAKGTFPWATFWTNISGSFVLGLVLVLIVERFPPTRYVRAFVAVGFLGAYTTFSTFSVEIDVLAKDGHGGIAAAYAFGSLAAGLVVVWLGMVAGRLLPFGHARSPGRIP, from the coding sequence GTGAGCAACGACGACCGGACGGAGATCTCGGCGGCCGATCGACCGACCTCGCGACGGCATCGCGAGCGCCGCGCGCGTGCGGACGTGCTCGCGGCCGTCGCGCTCGGCGGCGCACTCGGCGCACCGGCGCGCTACGGCGTCGCCCAGGTCATCCACGTCGCGAAGGGCACGTTCCCCTGGGCGACCTTCTGGACGAACATCTCCGGGAGCTTCGTGCTGGGGCTCGTCCTCGTGCTGATCGTCGAGCGCTTCCCGCCGACGCGCTACGTGCGTGCATTCGTCGCGGTCGGGTTCCTCGGCGCGTACACGACGTTCTCCACGTTCTCCGTCGAGATCGACGTCCTCGCCAAGGACGGCCACGGTGGCATCGCGGCTGCGTACGCGTTCGGCAGCCTCGCCGCGGGCCTCGTCGTCGTCTGGCTCGGAATGGTCGCGGGGCGGCTGCTGCCGTTCGGACATGCCCGTTCACCGGGGAGGATCCCATGA
- a CDS encoding MerR family transcriptional regulator gives MSALLSIGEFSRVTHLSVKALRHYHDVGLLEPVEIDRASGYRFYATSQVPAAHVIRRLRDLDMPLDEVRAVLTASDVASRDRVIAAHLQRMEQQLAHTQATVASLRGLLAGTGAAIPVEYRTVDRVRAFAIGERVAWDDTEAWLDGAFDELRRALDSAGAARAGPDAALYSTGYFEAHVGEVVAYVATRDTRQPTSGRVQVVEIPAALLAVTVHTGPFDDLDETYGALGTFVTERAIGADGPVREHYLADDGTEVCWPISHVPS, from the coding sequence ATGAGCGCGCTGTTGAGCATCGGCGAGTTCTCGCGCGTCACCCACCTGAGCGTGAAAGCGTTGCGCCACTACCACGACGTCGGTCTCCTCGAGCCGGTCGAGATCGACCGCGCGAGCGGGTACCGCTTCTACGCGACGTCGCAGGTACCGGCCGCGCACGTGATCCGCCGGTTGCGCGACCTCGACATGCCGCTCGACGAGGTCCGAGCGGTGCTGACGGCCTCCGACGTCGCCTCCCGCGATCGGGTGATCGCCGCGCATCTCCAGCGGATGGAGCAGCAGCTGGCGCACACGCAGGCGACCGTCGCGTCGCTCCGCGGGCTGCTCGCGGGCACGGGCGCCGCGATCCCCGTCGAGTATCGGACCGTCGACCGGGTGCGGGCCTTCGCGATCGGCGAGCGCGTCGCGTGGGACGACACCGAAGCGTGGTTGGACGGCGCCTTCGACGAGCTCCGCCGCGCGCTCGACAGCGCCGGCGCGGCTCGAGCCGGGCCCGATGCCGCGCTCTACTCGACCGGCTACTTCGAGGCCCACGTCGGCGAAGTCGTCGCGTACGTCGCGACCCGCGACACGCGGCAGCCGACGTCCGGCCGCGTCCAGGTCGTGGAGATCCCGGCCGCGCTCCTCGCCGTCACGGTCCACACCGGTCCGTTCGACGACCTCGACGAGACGTACGGCGCGCTCGGCACCTTCGTGACCGAGCGGGCGATCGGCGCGGACGGTCCTGTGCGCGAGCACTACCTCGCCGACGACGGCACGGAGGTGTGCTGGCCGATCTCGCACGTGCCGTCTTGA
- a CDS encoding ABC transporter substrate-binding protein, producing the protein MVWCAVVATTAMLAAACSNSSSGKAKQASTTTTTAGTTAAAGKYPAVNQPGVTSTEIRVSGVASTTNPTAVLYGTAFDGVQAYFDMVNSEGGIYGRRLVLANRHDDQTVDDRREVEAILDQDHPFAVLPVSVVLFTGSDLLAKAGIPTFGWNIQDDWTGPQNFFAQTGALCNGSACPNPTLPWVAHKLGKKRIAVLAYTVAQSANCLDMIEASFAKYPSAKIVFADKSLAFGVTDLSSDVKKMGDAKVDLVTTCMDANGVLTLAREMRQQGVNALQYFPDAYDHEFMAKNGGFFEGSIVGVQEAPLETKPSFPALDDFQKWMDKAGYRKTENAEVGWVNAAQFVAGLRAAGPNFTQQKVVDAINHAPPFDAGGLIAPLTWPRAHTDKYGGLRCTAFVKVHDSKFVPVFSPAGKPFTCLAPNLTDVTTAQPTYLR; encoded by the coding sequence GTGGTCTGGTGTGCCGTGGTCGCGACGACCGCGATGCTCGCCGCCGCGTGCAGCAACTCCAGCTCCGGCAAGGCGAAGCAGGCGTCGACGACCACGACGACGGCGGGCACCACCGCGGCGGCCGGGAAGTACCCGGCAGTGAACCAACCGGGCGTGACATCGACCGAGATCCGGGTCAGCGGCGTCGCGTCGACGACGAACCCGACCGCGGTGTTGTACGGCACGGCGTTCGACGGCGTGCAGGCGTACTTCGACATGGTCAACAGCGAAGGCGGGATCTACGGACGCCGCCTGGTGCTCGCGAACCGCCACGACGACCAGACCGTCGACGACCGACGCGAGGTCGAGGCGATCCTCGACCAGGATCACCCGTTCGCGGTCCTGCCCGTCTCCGTGGTCCTGTTCACGGGCTCCGACCTGCTCGCCAAGGCCGGGATCCCGACGTTCGGCTGGAACATCCAGGACGACTGGACCGGCCCGCAGAACTTCTTCGCGCAGACCGGCGCGTTGTGCAACGGCAGCGCCTGTCCGAACCCGACGCTGCCGTGGGTCGCGCACAAGCTCGGCAAGAAGCGCATCGCGGTCCTCGCGTACACGGTGGCGCAGTCGGCGAACTGTCTCGACATGATCGAGGCGAGCTTCGCGAAGTACCCGAGCGCCAAGATCGTGTTCGCGGACAAGTCGCTCGCGTTCGGCGTGACGGACCTCAGCTCCGACGTCAAGAAGATGGGCGACGCGAAGGTCGACCTCGTGACCACCTGCATGGACGCGAACGGTGTGCTCACGCTCGCTCGCGAGATGCGCCAGCAGGGTGTGAACGCGCTGCAGTACTTCCCGGACGCGTACGACCACGAGTTCATGGCGAAGAACGGCGGGTTCTTCGAAGGGTCGATCGTCGGCGTGCAGGAGGCACCGCTCGAGACGAAGCCGTCGTTCCCGGCTCTCGACGACTTCCAGAAGTGGATGGACAAGGCCGGGTACCGCAAGACGGAGAACGCGGAGGTCGGCTGGGTGAACGCGGCGCAGTTCGTCGCCGGGCTCCGGGCCGCGGGACCGAACTTCACCCAGCAGAAGGTCGTCGACGCGATCAACCATGCGCCTCCGTTCGACGCGGGCGGATTGATCGCGCCGCTCACCTGGCCGCGTGCGCACACCGACAAGTACGGAGGCCTCCGCTGCACCGCGTTCGTGAAGGTGCACGACTCCAAGTTCGTCCCGGTGTTCTCACCGGCCGGGAAGCCCTTCACCTGCCTCGCGCCGAACCTCACCGACGTCACGACCGCGCAGCCGACCTACCTCAGGTAG
- the crcB gene encoding fluoride efflux transporter CrcB: protein MNVAVAAGLVVAGAAGALARYLLDGFVQDRTAGAFPWGTFVINVSGAFALGLLTGAALYHGFPSTPRIVLGTGFCGAYTTFSTFTFESVRLLEEDARTEALLNVAGNLVVAVAAAAAGLALAML from the coding sequence ATGAACGTCGCAGTCGCGGCCGGGCTCGTCGTCGCGGGTGCCGCGGGCGCGCTCGCGCGCTACCTGCTCGACGGCTTCGTGCAAGATCGCACGGCCGGCGCGTTCCCGTGGGGCACGTTCGTGATCAACGTGAGCGGAGCGTTCGCGCTCGGCCTGCTGACGGGCGCCGCGCTGTACCACGGCTTTCCGTCGACGCCGAGGATCGTCCTCGGGACCGGGTTCTGCGGCGCGTACACGACGTTCTCGACCTTCACGTTCGAGTCGGTGCGGCTCCTCGAGGAAGATGCGAGGACCGAGGCGCTGCTCAACGTCGCAGGCAACCTCGTCGTCGCGGTCGCGGCCGCCGCGGCCGGCCTCGCGCTCGCCATGCTGTAG
- a CDS encoding cupin domain-containing protein encodes MDVRSAADVAPVVEHNGTVPVWWLVNPREMKDITDGGYLELANEFEVPRGSAVFPHSHPTHEFYYVMTGTGAMTIGDEHRDVAPGDLVYIPPDTVHSLAPTGDTDVIRCFCFAVGVKDAPPIDYTHHDD; translated from the coding sequence ATGGACGTTCGTTCGGCCGCAGACGTGGCGCCCGTCGTCGAGCACAACGGCACCGTCCCGGTGTGGTGGCTGGTGAACCCGCGCGAGATGAAGGACATCACCGACGGCGGGTATCTCGAGCTCGCGAACGAGTTCGAGGTGCCGCGTGGCAGCGCCGTGTTCCCGCACTCGCACCCGACGCACGAGTTCTATTACGTGATGACGGGAACCGGCGCGATGACCATCGGCGACGAGCACCGCGACGTCGCGCCCGGCGACCTCGTCTACATCCCGCCGGACACCGTCCACAGCCTCGCCCCGACGGGTGACACCGACGTGATCCGGTGCTTCTGCTTCGCGGTCGGCGTGAAGGACGCGCCGCCGATCGACTACACGCACCACGACGACTGA
- a CDS encoding glycoside hydrolase family 15 protein: MCDTPIADYALLSDRHCAALVSRDGSVDWLCTPRFDSPSVFGRLLGEGAGHWSIGVPDAHDVERRYVDRTMVLETTFRTPAGTVVLSDALITGDHNRGHDLGVGAPHLLARVLVCTDGTVEVDVEYAPRPEYALVQPLLDDVDGGIRARGGADILTLSSAVGLQLDGATARTRVTMRAPDRLAFALHHCVRAERHKARVWSQEEIHARLDDTIAAWQSWSELHQAYEGPWRDLVHHSGRVLQALSFQPTGAICAAATTSLPEVAGGARNWDYRFSWVRDASFTIEALWVAACPDEAGEFFEYMATSAASSVRRGDDLQIMFGLGGERDLTERVLPHLPGWRNSAPVRIGNDAWRQRQVDVYGELLVAFQRMADRLGELDPATRQFLVELADSAAVRWKDPDHGIWEIRGEPRHFVYSKLMCWVALDRAAALADRLDARDRVARWRATQDEIRDAILTNGWSEEAGAFAQSFGSSALDASNLALAFVGFLPADDPRMLATIDATAERLTDARGLVYRYRADDGLAGDEGTFLLCTFWLAQALAMAGRRDRARDVFERAIAFVNDVGLLAEEVDAGTGELLGNFPQAFSHVGLVNAAWVIAGSEA, translated from the coding sequence GTGTGCGACACGCCGATCGCCGACTACGCGTTGCTCTCCGATCGGCACTGTGCCGCGCTCGTCAGTCGTGACGGATCGGTCGACTGGCTGTGCACGCCGCGGTTCGACAGCCCGTCCGTCTTCGGGCGTCTGCTCGGCGAGGGTGCGGGTCACTGGTCGATCGGCGTGCCGGACGCGCACGACGTCGAGCGCCGGTACGTGGACCGGACGATGGTGCTCGAGACGACGTTCCGCACGCCTGCCGGCACCGTCGTCCTCTCCGACGCGCTGATCACGGGCGACCACAACCGCGGCCACGACCTCGGCGTCGGTGCCCCGCACCTCCTCGCCCGGGTGCTCGTCTGCACCGACGGCACCGTCGAGGTCGACGTCGAGTACGCGCCGCGTCCCGAGTACGCGCTCGTCCAACCCCTCCTCGACGACGTCGACGGCGGGATCCGCGCCCGCGGCGGCGCCGACATCCTCACGCTGTCGTCCGCGGTCGGGTTGCAGCTGGACGGCGCCACGGCGCGGACGCGCGTCACGATGCGCGCACCCGATCGTCTCGCGTTCGCGCTGCACCACTGCGTCCGGGCCGAGCGGCACAAGGCGCGGGTGTGGTCGCAGGAGGAGATCCACGCGCGCCTGGACGACACGATCGCCGCGTGGCAGTCGTGGTCGGAACTCCACCAGGCGTACGAGGGTCCGTGGCGCGACCTCGTGCACCACAGTGGTCGCGTCCTGCAGGCGCTCTCGTTCCAGCCGACGGGCGCCATCTGCGCCGCGGCGACCACCTCGCTCCCCGAGGTCGCCGGTGGTGCCCGCAACTGGGACTACCGGTTCTCCTGGGTCCGCGACGCGAGCTTCACCATCGAGGCGCTCTGGGTCGCCGCATGCCCCGACGAGGCGGGCGAGTTCTTCGAGTACATGGCGACGTCCGCGGCGTCGTCCGTGCGACGCGGCGACGATCTCCAGATCATGTTCGGCCTCGGCGGCGAGCGTGACCTCACCGAGCGCGTGTTGCCACACCTGCCCGGCTGGCGCAACAGCGCGCCGGTCCGGATCGGGAACGACGCGTGGCGTCAGCGGCAGGTCGACGTGTACGGCGAGCTGCTCGTCGCCTTCCAGCGCATGGCCGACAGGCTCGGCGAGCTCGACCCCGCGACGCGGCAGTTCCTCGTGGAGCTCGCGGACAGCGCGGCCGTGCGCTGGAAGGATCCCGACCACGGGATCTGGGAGATCCGGGGCGAGCCGCGCCACTTCGTCTACTCGAAGCTGATGTGCTGGGTCGCGCTCGACCGGGCGGCCGCGCTCGCGGACCGCCTCGACGCACGCGATCGCGTGGCCCGCTGGCGCGCGACCCAGGACGAGATCCGCGACGCCATCCTGACCAACGGCTGGAGCGAGGAGGCGGGCGCGTTCGCGCAGTCGTTCGGATCGAGCGCGCTCGACGCGTCGAACCTCGCGCTCGCGTTCGTCGGGTTCCTGCCCGCCGACGATCCCCGCATGCTCGCGACGATCGACGCGACGGCCGAGCGCCTGACCGACGCCCGCGGCCTCGTGTACCGGTACCGCGCCGACGACGGCCTCGCGGGCGACGAGGGGACGTTCCTGCTGTGCACGTTCTGGCTCGCCCAGGCCCTCGCGATGGCGGGCCGGCGCGACCGCGCCCGGGACGTGTTCGAGCGCGCGATCGCGTTCGTCAACGACGTCGGCCTGCTCGCGGAGGAGGTCGACGCGGGGACGGGTGAGCTCCTCGGCAACTTCCCGCAGGCCTTCAGCCACGTCGGTCTGGTCAACGCGGCGTGGGTCATCGCCGGGTCCGAGGCCTGA